Proteins encoded together in one Amblyomma americanum isolate KBUSLIRL-KWMA chromosome 1, ASM5285725v1, whole genome shotgun sequence window:
- the LOC144115781 gene encoding uncharacterized protein LOC144115781: protein MCHIPGVKKKKKKVWRRGQEEEYSRCGRWCTAVSCCRRCLIARPTDQAWSPPVDTPVLWIMTLTLSLERGPCVNASGSTTLQAVVASSQTSSPVRGCPNTDIQLRRRGSTVSFHLILLNTPLVEERRLLKQGS from the exons atgtgccatatacctggggtgaagaagaagaagaagaaggtatgGCGACGTGGACAGGAGGAGGAATATTCTAGGTGCGGACGTTGGTGCACGGCCGTCAGCTGCTGCAGGAGGTGTTTAATCGCGAGGCCTACTGACCAGGCGTGGTCCCCACCGGTTGATACCCCGGTCCTGTGGATCATGACGCTGACCCTGTCTTTGGAACGTGGGCCCTGTGTCAACGCCTCCGGATCGACGACTCTGCAAGCGGTAGTTGCTAGCTCCCAGACCTCGTCACCAGTACGGGGATGCCCCAACAccgacatccagctaaggcgacgTGGCAGTACCGTCTCTTttcacctgatcctcctcaacacTCCTCTCGTGGAAGAGCGGCGTCTCTTGAAACAAG GCTCCTGA